Proteins co-encoded in one Zygotorulaspora mrakii chromosome 5, complete sequence genomic window:
- the EFM3 gene encoding protein-lysine N-methyltransferase (similar to Saccharomyces cerevisiae YJR129C; ancestral locus Anc_4.352): MDPQEELFYDAVHQRCPPELILNLAKQLTEVHVQFFIEQFEIAEAINPYYTKTVIKSLIDNVDIFSEDETQASNRVLVIPVQDVYLTEWLFEKYIELLNVSVPSPTAKDVVQYRLDSNVRIKIEEIPRLISGAGTTGFRTWEASLYLARYMLDYDFQGKNVLELGAGTSMVSATIAKTSGNKTNTLYITDGDTTLLETLSRRNFHLNGLIDNEKFMFRRLLWNEDPIPPNIDIVLAADVTYDASVVADLCSCLLECLSNGRCKQCLISATIRNEDTIKAFEDQISQLKMTFKIVSSTEVDVNGALPTETLPTETLGTSLIAPIRIYSIEQ; the protein is encoded by the coding sequence ATGGACCCCCAAGAGGAACTGTTTTATGACGCTGTACATCAAAGATGTCCACCTGAGTTAATTTTGAACCTGGCAAAACAGCTCACGGAAGTGCATGttcaattcttcattgAACAATTCGAGATTGCAGAGGCAATCAACCCATATTACACCAAGACGGTAATAAAGAGCCTGATTGACAATGTCGATATATTCAGCGAGGACGAAACACAAGCGTCTAATAGAGTGCTGGTGATACCTGTTCAAGACGTGTATTTAACCGAGTGGctctttgagaaatataTTGAACTGCTGAATGTGTCTGTTCCATCGCCCACAGCAAAGGATGTGGTGCAGTACCGGCTAGATTCCAATGTAAGAATCAAAATAGAGGAGATCCCGAGACTAATCAGCGGCGCGGGTACAACGGGATTTAGAACTTGGGAAGCTTCCTTATATCTAGCAAGGTATATGCTAGACTACGATTTCCAGGGTAAGAATGTGTTGGAACTCGGTGCAGGCACAAGCATGGTAAGCGCTACTATTGCCAAGACATCTGGTAACAAAACGAATACGTTGTACATCACCGATGGTGACACGACGTTATTAGAAACGTTATCGCGCAGGAATTTTCACCTCAATGGCCTTAtagataatgaaaaatttatgtTTCGCAGACTCTTGTGGAACGAGGATCCGATACCCCCTAATATAGACATTGTGCTTGCAGCAGATGTCACATATGATGCGAGCGTAGTGGCTGATCTGTGTAGCTGTCTACTAGAGTGTCTCTCCAACGGTCGCTGCAAGCAATGTCTCATCTCCGCAACCATACGGAATGAGGATACGATAAAAGCATTTGAAGATCAGATATCACAGCTCAAGATGACCTTCAAGATCGTGTCGTCCACGGAGGTCGACGTAAACGGCGCGTTGCCCACGGAAACGTTGCCCACGGAAACGTTGGGTACATCGCTTATTGCTCCCATAAGGATATATAGCATAGAACAATAG